One Silene latifolia isolate original U9 population chromosome 4, ASM4854445v1, whole genome shotgun sequence DNA segment encodes these proteins:
- the LOC141651402 gene encoding uncharacterized protein LOC141651402, with protein MATWYAIWMERNSGRLDYTIRRPGILTSMIQHQGTNSSTYGFYKNIVTKGKQISVDEWDNMFLIPSEDEIKHILFVIPDEKSPGPDGYTSCFFKKGWEIVKGDLVIVVKDFFQNGQLLKFYAPEFLSALQISSILPSLLSFKCITTPSYSIVLNGQPHGYFKGQRGLRQGDPISPLLFTLCMEYLSRVLDEVCSLPGFKFHPLCKGLKLVHLIFNDDLLIFCKGDLRSVVSIMEVFKCFSAASRLQISSKKSDIIFNGIEPSLAVDILEYTGFTKGSLPFKYLGVKISHKRLSKLDCNNIVDKMVARIRGWNCRKICYTGRLVLNVLCKSKKSGGVGLVDSQIWNTAAIGKLVWWILSKKDLLWIKWIDNIYLKGRSLMNYTPTSYISWSWSKICEVKDKIKAGYVNDKWKGGDAEYTIGSCYNWLRPKDPCMVPWYTEVWNMLNIPKHNFILWLIKQGRLLTLDRLHRMGITDEHVCYICGVADESHSHLFQDCEYTKKYYALLFDWVQLQVSGLVNASKFLRMRQLIGFGRLLISSLISIIQYRIWNIRNVCRHDGYVMKPERMIQEVKADCKMRLQGLTLGPLKHIDKLWCTNLGVL; from the exons ATGGCTACTTGGTATGCTATTTGGATGGAAAGAAATTCTGGTAGGCTGGACTATACTATCAGGCGGCCTGGTATACTGACTTCAATGATTCAACATCAA GGGACTAATAGCTCTACCTATGGATTTTATAAGAACATTGTGACTAAAGGAAAGCAGATCTCTGTTGATGAATGGGATAATATGTTCCTCATTCCCTCTGAAGATGAAATCAAACATATTCTTTTTGTTATCCCTGATGAAAAGAGTCCTGGGCCTGATGGATATACAAGTTGTTTTTTTAAGAAGGGCTGGGAGATTGTCAAGGGTGATCTAGTTATAGTTGTGAAAGACTTCTTCCAGAATGGCCAGCTTCTGAA GTTTTATGCTCCAGAATTTCTGAGTGCCTTACAAATATCATCAATCCTGCCCAGTCTGCTTTCATTCAAG TGTATCACTACTCCTTCTTATTCCATTGTCCTCAATGGTCAACCTCATGGGTATTTTAAAGGGCAAAGAGGGCTAAGGCAAGGGGACCCTATCTCCCCCTTGCTTTTTACTCTCTGTATGGAATACCTAAGTAGAGTGCTTGATGAGGTTTGTAGTCTCCCTGGATTTAAATTTCACCCTCTTTGCAAGGGTCTAAAATTAGTCCACCTAATTTTTAATGATGATCTCCTAATTTTTTGCAAAGGGGACCTGAGGTCGGTAGTTTCTATTATGGAGGTTTTCAAATGTTTTTCAGCTGCTTCTAGGCTTCAGATTAGCTCTAAGAAATCTGATATTATTTTTAATGGCATTGAACCTTCCCTTGCTGTTGACATTCTTGAGTATACTGGCTTCACAAAAGGTTCTCTACCTTTCAAATATTTGGGTGTTAAAATTTCACACAAGAGATTGTCTAAACTTGACTGCAATAACATTGTAGACAAAATGGTAGCAAGGATCAGGGGTTGGAATTGTAGGAAAATTTGTTATACTGGAAGGCTTGTTTTG AATGTTTTATGCAAAAGTAAGAAATCTGGTGGAGTTGGATTGGTGGATAGTCAAATCTGGAACACTGCTGCTATTGGAAAGTTAGTATGGTGGATTCTGTCTAAGAAAGATCTGTTGTGGATTAAATGGATTGACAATATTTATCTGAAAGGGAGATCTTTGATGAATTATACACCCACAAGTTATATTTCTTGGTCTTGGAGTAAGATTTGTGAAGTTAAAGATAAGATAAAAGCTGGTTATGTCAATGATAAATGGAAGGGAGGTGATGCTGAATATACTATAGGCAGTTGTTATAATTGGCTGAGACCAAAAGACCCTTGCATGGTTCCTTGGTACACTGAGGTGTGGAACATGCTCAACATACCAAAGCATAATTTTATTCTTTGGTTGATTAAACAAGGCAGGCTGTTGACTCTTGATAGACTTCATAGAATGGGAATTACAGATGAACATGTTTGTTACATTTGTGGAGTGGCTGATGAATCTCACAGTCACCTTTTTCAAGACTGTGAATATACCAAAAAATATTATGCTCTACTGTTTGATTGGGTTCAGTTGCAGGTATCTGGACTGGTGAATGCCAGTAAATTTCTGAGAATGAGGCAACTCATTGGATTTGGCAGATTGCTGATTAGCTCTCTGATTTCTATAATTCAGTACAGAATCTGGAATATCAGGAATGTTTGTAGGCATGATGGTTATGTGATGAAACCTGAACGAATGATTCAAGAAGTGAAAGCTGATTGCAAGATGAGACTTCAAGGGCTTACTTTAGGTCCTCTTAAGCATATTGATAAGCTTTGGTGTACTAATTTAGGCGTGTTGTAG
- the LOC141651403 gene encoding uncharacterized protein LOC141651403: MKDPLLHTACSSDQALQLLDSCTSHQRYCTGSMYDYIRTRRDSVPWAKQVHGDGWHPKHSFTAVMVLHNGLPTVDKLTSRRLFMVNRCALCEHSCEDIHHLFFDCDFSRQVLTTIAHWVSLPLTTYSLAFILQDGVCSMKQRASLMATVYYLWKERNTRIFNGVKYSAESISIVIKNVVTLRLYGSLQL, translated from the coding sequence ATGAAAGACCCTCTTTTGCACACTGCTTGCTCTTCTGATCAGGCACTTCAGCTATTGGATTCTTGTACTTCCCATCAGAGATACTGTACGGGCTCCATGTATGATTATATTCGAACTAGAAGGGACTCAGTCCCCTGGGCTAAGCAGGTACATGGGGATGGCTGGCATCCCAAGCACTCTTTCACTGCTGTGATGGTTCTGCATAATGGACTTCCTACGGTGGATAAGCTGACTTCTCGAAGGCTGTTCATGGTTAATAGATGTGCACTATGTGAGCATAGCTGTGAGGATATTCACCACTTGTTCTTTGATTGTGATTTTTCCAGGCAGGTTCTTACAACCATTGCTCACTGGGTTTCCTTGCCCCTGACCACATATTCCCTGGCCTTCATACTGCAGGATGGTGTCTGTTCTATGAAGCAACGAGCAAGCTTGATGGCCACTGTCTACTATTTGTGGAAGGAGCGTAATACTAGAATCTTTAATGGTGTCAAGTATTCGGCTGAGTCCATTAGTATTGTTATTAAGAATGTAGTGACTTTACGTTTGTATGGGTCATTACAGTTGTAG
- the LOC141651404 gene encoding uncharacterized protein LOC141651404: MRDCLLQVTGGKAQAISLLQKPDYKQRVYQLLRKKGLPFSMHKTLGDSFTYPKHAVIGVLAIQNKLPTIDNICSRGLMLVNRCVLCEQQAETAAHLFFECSYSKEVWLGVATWLRCTSSIALRFICSWFKRHNRGRSWLKKQRRCALLSSIYLIWAERNKRIFQNLARPPSSLIWKVKYLVFVRSQCNDNAYDSLVS; the protein is encoded by the coding sequence ATGAGGGATTGTTTGCTTCAGGTCACGGGTGGGAAAGCTCAAGCAATATCCTTGCTGCAAAAGCCAGATTATAAACAGAGGGTGTACCAGCTGCTACGGAAGAAAGGCTTGCCATTTTCTATGCACAAAACACTAGGTGACTCGTTTACATATCCTAAGCATGCAGTAATTGGAGTCTTGGCAATTCAAAACAAGCTTCCTACTATTGATAACATTTGCAGTAGAGGCCTGATGCTTGTTAACAGATGCGTTTTGTGTGAGCAACAGGCTGAGACGGCAGCTCACCTGTTCTTTGAGTGCTCTTATTCGAAAGAGGTTTGGTTAGGGGTGGCAACCTGGCTTAGGTGTACTTCCTCTATTGCTCTGCGTTTTATCTGCTCCTGGTTCAAACGCCATAACCGGGGTCGTAGTTGGCTCAAGAAGCAAAGGAGGTGTGCCTTGCTTAGTTCCATCTATCTCATTTGGGCTGAACGCAACAAACGGATCTTTCAGAATCTGGCTCGTCCTCCCTCTTCTCTGATCTGGAAGGTCAAGTACTTGGTTTTTGTGAGATCTCAATGTAATGACAACGCTTATGATAGTCTAGTTTCTTAG